From the Pseudomonas sp. SORT22 genome, one window contains:
- a CDS encoding APC family permease yields MSEHKAGLSPGEGGRSKGLAKGRLGLLASIVLGISTIAPVYTLTGALGPTVREVGAHLPAVFIVGFLPMLLVALGYRELNAAEPDSGTSFTWSARAFGPMIGWIGGWGLVTATTIVLSNLAGVAVDFFYLFLGQITGSHEVAALSDNLLVNVVTCCVFIAMAVWICCRGIATTMTVQYGLVALQLVVLVGFAMAAFGESSATPPLAFDLDWFNPFGVESFSAFTAGLSLSIFIFWGWDVCLSISEESVGSGDTPGRAATLTVLLILGLYLVTAIATLQFAGIGDIGLGLNNPRIQENVFAHLAGPVMGPLAILMSIAVLASTAASLQSTFVSPARTLLAMGYYGAVPERFASICPRSKTPRYATICAGMAAGVFYVTMRTLSENVLADTITALGMMICFYYSLTAYACVWYFRHSLFDSVRHFLMRGLCPLLGGGILSVIFLQTAIDSASPSFGSGSHVGGLGLVFVIAMIITVLGLVLMMLSRLRAPAFFLGMTLHRHATVSSRR; encoded by the coding sequence ATGAGTGAACACAAAGCAGGCCTGTCCCCAGGTGAGGGCGGGCGATCCAAGGGGCTGGCCAAGGGCCGGCTCGGACTGCTGGCCAGCATCGTGCTGGGCATTTCCACCATCGCTCCGGTCTACACCCTGACTGGTGCGTTGGGCCCGACCGTGCGTGAAGTCGGGGCTCATCTGCCGGCGGTATTCATCGTTGGCTTCCTGCCGATGCTGCTGGTGGCCCTGGGTTACCGCGAACTGAATGCGGCCGAGCCGGACAGCGGTACTTCCTTTACCTGGTCGGCACGGGCGTTCGGCCCGATGATCGGCTGGATTGGCGGCTGGGGGCTGGTTACCGCAACCACCATCGTGCTGTCCAACCTGGCCGGGGTGGCCGTCGACTTCTTCTATCTATTCCTTGGGCAGATCACCGGCAGCCACGAGGTGGCTGCGCTGAGCGACAACCTGTTGGTCAATGTCGTCACCTGTTGCGTGTTCATCGCCATGGCGGTGTGGATCTGCTGTCGCGGCATCGCCACGACCATGACCGTGCAGTACGGCCTGGTGGCCTTGCAGCTGGTGGTGCTGGTGGGCTTTGCCATGGCTGCGTTTGGCGAGTCGTCGGCGACGCCACCGCTGGCGTTCGACCTGGACTGGTTCAACCCCTTCGGCGTTGAGTCGTTCTCGGCCTTTACCGCCGGCCTGTCGCTGTCGATTTTCATTTTCTGGGGCTGGGACGTGTGCCTGAGCATCAGTGAAGAATCGGTCGGCAGCGGTGATACCCCTGGCCGTGCGGCGACCCTGACGGTGCTGCTGATTCTTGGCCTGTACCTGGTCACAGCAATCGCTACCCTGCAATTCGCCGGTATCGGTGACATTGGCCTGGGCCTGAACAACCCGCGCATCCAGGAAAACGTCTTCGCTCACCTGGCCGGCCCGGTCATGGGGCCGCTGGCTATCCTGATGTCGATCGCGGTGCTGGCCAGCACTGCCGCCTCGCTGCAGTCCACTTTCGTATCGCCGGCGCGCACGTTGCTGGCCATGGGTTACTACGGCGCTGTGCCCGAGCGTTTCGCCAGCATCTGCCCGCGCTCGAAAACCCCGCGCTACGCCACCATCTGCGCCGGAATGGCGGCAGGTGTGTTCTACGTGACCATGCGTACCTTGAGCGAAAACGTCCTGGCAGACACCATCACCGCCCTGGGCATGATGATCTGCTTCTACTATTCGCTGACTGCCTATGCTTGCGTCTGGTACTTCCGCCACAGCCTGTTCGACAGCGTGCGGCATTTCCTGATGCGCGGCCTGTGCCCGCTGCTTGGCGGTGGCATCCTTTCGGTGATTTTCCTGCAGACAGCCATCGACAGCGCTTCGCCGTCGTTCGGCAGCGGTTCGCATGTGGGCGGGTTGGGCCTGGTGTTCGTGATCGCAATGATCATCACCGTACTCGGCCTGGTGCTGATGATGCTGTCGCGTCTGCGTGCGCCGGCGTTCTTCCTGGGCATGACCCTGCATCGTCACGCCACGGTCT